From the genome of Cytobacillus firmus, one region includes:
- a CDS encoding sigma-70 family RNA polymerase sigma factor, with amino-acid sequence MESFEQISAQYEPMIHDIMHKLNIYKNTEEFHQLGLITLWQAWKNHDDEKGTFLSYAYSMVKGHMMMELTRQTKQIDRYIYPEADFWEFIEDTSPVPSPELTQELYKKCGMLSENQMKWLHYTLCDGLSVREIAEKERVSLSAVKNWRQGAREKLKKIMQFN; translated from the coding sequence ATGGAGAGTTTTGAACAGATATCAGCACAATATGAACCTATGATTCATGATATCATGCATAAATTGAACATCTATAAAAATACTGAGGAATTCCACCAGCTGGGTTTAATCACACTTTGGCAGGCGTGGAAAAATCATGACGATGAAAAAGGGACCTTCCTTTCCTACGCTTACAGTATGGTAAAAGGACATATGATGATGGAATTAACGAGACAAACAAAGCAGATTGATCGATATATCTATCCGGAAGCAGACTTCTGGGAATTCATCGAAGACACCTCACCAGTCCCAAGCCCAGAGCTCACACAGGAACTTTACAAAAAATGCGGAATGTTATCTGAAAACCAAATGAAATGGCTCCACTATACTTTATGCGATGGGCTGTCTGTCAGGGAAATTGCTGAAAAAGAACGGGTCTCCCTGTCTGCAGTCAAAAACTGGCGGCAAGGTGCCCGTGAGAAGCTGAAGAAAATAATGCAGTTTAATTAA
- a CDS encoding DUF1659 domain-containing protein, with protein MAQAIITDSKLRLVFETGLNGQGKPVHKSKTYSGVKQSATADQLFTVGQAIAGLSSYPLAEINRNDSFDILG; from the coding sequence ATGGCACAAGCAATTATCACTGATTCCAAACTTCGCCTGGTATTTGAAACAGGCCTTAATGGGCAGGGCAAGCCGGTTCACAAATCAAAAACCTACAGCGGCGTAAAGCAATCGGCCACAGCAGATCAGCTTTTCACGGTGGGACAGGCGATCGCCGGACTTAGCAGCTATCCATTAGCTGAAATCAACAGAAATGACAGCTTCGATATTTTAGGCTAA
- a CDS encoding DUF2922 domain-containing protein, whose translation MAKSLEMTFISELGKPTKLSVDNPIEPIDPDAVKAAMEQIIAANAFEGNGGDLVLAESARLVERNVTEYELV comes from the coding sequence ATGGCTAAATCATTAGAAATGACTTTCATCTCTGAACTGGGCAAGCCAACAAAACTTTCTGTTGATAACCCGATTGAACCCATTGATCCTGATGCGGTAAAAGCAGCCATGGAGCAAATCATTGCTGCCAATGCATTTGAAGGCAATGGCGGAGATTTGGTTTTAGCGGAAAGTGCTAGATTAGTTGAACGGAATGTAACTGAATATGAATTAGTATAA
- a CDS encoding YvrJ family protein — translation MEQMVTLISELGFPIVVTFFLLNRIEAKLDVVVSSIQGLPDRLKE, via the coding sequence GTGGAACAGATGGTCACATTGATCAGCGAACTCGGCTTCCCGATCGTTGTCACCTTTTTCCTGCTGAACCGGATCGAAGCGAAGCTTGATGTTGTGGTGTCTTCCATTCAGGGATTGCCGGATCGGTTGAAGGAATAG
- a CDS encoding NAD(P)/FAD-dependent oxidoreductase, translating into MKIAVIGAGIVGTSAAYQLSREGAEVVIIDKAHQGQATAAGAGIICPWISRIHDKDWYTIAKRGALYYPSLIANLKQDGEENFGYGMVGAMAVSSSSDELDEIEQSVRQKKAETPEVGKITRLTAAEARELYPPLREDLQAVHVTGAARLDGRLLRDAMLNGAKKHGAAMIEGEGDLVFHSNKVTGVKVNGDVIAADAVIVTAGAWAKDLLAPLGIDLKIEPQRGQIAHLEMNSVDTSRWPVVLPQSTHYLVAFDHSKVVAGATRETGSGFDYRLTAAGVKEVLDEALTVAPGLAGSTLKEVRIGFRPAGPDILPLLGTIPAAEGLVIATGLGASGLTMGPYVGTMAADLALKRELELDLSPYDPLRKGLEAGIK; encoded by the coding sequence ATGAAAATAGCCGTCATAGGCGCCGGAATCGTCGGTACAAGTGCAGCCTATCAACTCTCCAGAGAAGGTGCAGAGGTTGTCATTATTGATAAGGCACACCAGGGACAGGCAACTGCTGCAGGGGCAGGAATCATTTGCCCGTGGATTTCCAGAATACATGATAAAGACTGGTACACCATTGCAAAACGAGGAGCTCTTTACTATCCATCTTTAATAGCAAATCTTAAACAAGATGGTGAAGAGAATTTTGGTTATGGAATGGTAGGAGCTATGGCAGTCAGCAGCAGTTCTGATGAGCTGGATGAGATCGAACAAAGTGTTCGTCAAAAAAAAGCTGAAACCCCTGAGGTAGGGAAGATTACGAGATTAACAGCAGCGGAAGCCAGGGAACTTTATCCGCCGCTCAGGGAGGATCTGCAGGCTGTCCATGTTACGGGTGCAGCGAGATTGGATGGCAGGCTGTTAAGAGACGCTATGCTAAATGGCGCAAAAAAACATGGTGCTGCCATGATTGAAGGTGAAGGTGACCTTGTATTTCATAGTAATAAGGTTACAGGAGTAAAAGTGAACGGGGATGTCATTGCTGCCGATGCAGTTATCGTTACTGCAGGTGCATGGGCTAAGGACTTACTTGCACCATTGGGCATTGATCTTAAAATCGAACCCCAGCGCGGGCAAATTGCCCATCTGGAAATGAACAGTGTGGACACTTCCAGGTGGCCGGTTGTCCTTCCGCAAAGCACTCATTACTTAGTAGCTTTCGACCATTCAAAAGTGGTGGCTGGAGCTACCAGGGAAACGGGATCCGGGTTTGATTATAGACTGACGGCGGCAGGTGTGAAAGAAGTTCTGGATGAAGCATTAACAGTTGCACCAGGATTAGCTGGAAGCACTCTAAAAGAAGTAAGGATTGGCTTCCGTCCAGCTGGACCTGATATCTTGCCGCTGCTGGGTACGATTCCTGCTGCAGAGGGGCTGGTTATCGCAACAGGATTAGGGGCATCAGGGCTTACAATGGGACCTTACGTGGGCACCATGGCTGCAGATCTTGCATTGAAAAGGGAGTTGGAACTAGATCTGTCACCCTATGATCCATTAAGAAAAGGCTTGGAAGCAGGAATAAAGTGA
- a CDS encoding DUF1904 family protein: MPHLFIRGISVDQTKEISTHLVKDLARLCDCGEDNFTLEVLNSTFVFDKNEVPAYPFIEVKWFDRGKAVQNQFAGIVSNHVQSLGVPEVEVAFTAFLEADYYLNGKSFAD, translated from the coding sequence ATGCCGCATTTGTTTATAAGAGGAATTTCAGTGGATCAGACGAAGGAAATCAGCACGCACCTGGTGAAAGACCTGGCACGGCTTTGTGACTGCGGAGAAGATAACTTTACATTAGAGGTTTTGAACTCAACTTTTGTGTTTGATAAAAATGAAGTTCCAGCCTATCCATTTATAGAAGTAAAGTGGTTTGACAGGGGCAAAGCGGTCCAAAACCAATTTGCCGGAATTGTTTCGAATCATGTTCAGTCGCTTGGAGTGCCGGAGGTTGAGGTGGCATTTACTGCATTTTTAGAGGCTGATTATTATTTGAATGGGAAGAGTTTTGCGGATTAA